One Alligator mississippiensis isolate rAllMis1 chromosome 1, rAllMis1, whole genome shotgun sequence genomic window carries:
- the LOC102563704 gene encoding lysozyme g, producing the protein MFAAFDFFSDSLLCLERTTPMHLPLIILGLAALIDTSNQSGCYGDINRVDTTGASSQTARPEGLSYAGVRASETIAAKDLIRMNNYKGLIQRAGSNQCVDPAVIAGIISRESHAGAALTADGWGDGGNAFGLMQVDKRYHKLVGKWNSEAHLIQGTQILVGMIKAIQRKFPRWTKEQQLKGGISAYNAGPGNVRTYEKMDIGTTHNDYANDVVARAKFYQKKGF; encoded by the exons ATGTTTGCTGCTTTTGATTTCTTTTCAGATTCTCTTCTGTGCTTGGAAAGAACCACCCCCATGCATCTGCCACTGATCATTCTGGGCCTAGCTGCCCTTATTG ACACTTCCAATCAGTCTGGATGCTATGGTGATATAAACAGAGTTGATACCACTGGGGCGTCTAGTCAAACTGCAAGACCAGAAGGTTTAAGCTATGCTG GAGTCCGGGCTTCTGAAACGATTGCTGCAAAGGACCTAATCAGAATGAATAACTATAAAGGTTTAATTCAAAGAGCTGGCAGCAACCAGTGTGTGGATCCAGCTGTGATTGCTGGCATCATCTCTAGAGAGTCACATGCAGGAGCTGCCCTAACCGCTGATGGCTGGGGTGACGGGGGAAATGCCTTCGGTTTGATGCAA GTTGATAAGAGGTATCATAAACTCGTTGGGAAATGGAACTCTGAGGCTCATCTCATCCAGGGCACACAAATCCTTGTGGGTATGATTAAGGCAATCCAGAGAAAGTTCCCAAGGTGGACAAAGGAACAACAGCTGAAAG GTGGGATTTCTGCCTACAATGCAGGACCTGGAAATGTCCGGACCTATGAAAAAATGGATATTGGCACAACCCACAATGATTATGCCAATGATGTAGTTGCACGAGCCAAGTTTTACCAGAAAAAAGGATTCTAA